A window of the Deinococcus gobiensis I-0 genome harbors these coding sequences:
- a CDS encoding phosphoribosyltransferase family protein, which translates to MNTFQVQVGQVSRELPVVEVAPGVSVALFNMLGDTEVTEAAGRELAALIPADVDVLVTPEVKALSLAHVISRESGKPYIVIRKTEKPYMVEPVAREVVSITTGKPQLLVLDGFDVPKIRGHKVAIVDDVVSSGGTLHSLQQIIEEVGGEVAAVVAVFTEGQERPEVIALGHLPLFK; encoded by the coding sequence GTGAATACGTTTCAGGTCCAGGTGGGCCAGGTGAGCCGGGAGCTGCCCGTCGTCGAAGTCGCGCCAGGGGTCAGCGTGGCGCTGTTCAACATGCTGGGCGACACCGAGGTCACCGAGGCGGCCGGGCGCGAACTGGCCGCCCTCATCCCCGCCGATGTCGACGTGCTGGTCACCCCCGAAGTCAAGGCGCTGTCGCTGGCGCACGTCATCAGCCGCGAGAGTGGCAAGCCCTACATCGTCATCCGCAAGACGGAAAAGCCCTACATGGTCGAGCCGGTGGCGCGCGAGGTGGTCAGCATCACGACCGGCAAGCCGCAGCTGCTCGTTCTCGACGGCTTCGACGTGCCCAAGATCCGGGGCCACAAGGTCGCCATCGTGGACGACGTGGTCTCCAGCGGCGGCACCCTGCACTCGCTCCAGCAGATCATCGAGGAGGTGGGCGGCGAGGTCGCGGCCGTGGTCGCCGTCTTCACCGAGGGCCAGGAGCGCCCCGAAGTGATCGCCTTGGGCCACCTGCCGCTGTTCAAGTAG
- a CDS encoding BON domain-containing protein, protein MWPFGKNTAERVKDAINANSVLSPLGLAVQEQGGTVTVTGEVPRQSLVGLISAVAGGISGVRSVDTSGVTVTETQAAPAADENTGPVQMPDIVQESAGPATATPASTPTPAPAKSPAQTDLSDKLTEDNSRVAKAVLAALRGNGELADDPIDVLQSGKSVILRGVVDSDHEKRLAEQLARDVDGVAGVDSSGLRVAAGVKDLAKEKDEQTGDTVYTVKPGDSLSAIAQKYYGDAMEYKKIAHYNNISNPDLIQPGQRLRIPG, encoded by the coding sequence ATGTGGCCTTTCGGAAAGAACACGGCAGAGCGCGTCAAGGACGCCATCAACGCGAACTCGGTGCTGTCGCCCCTGGGGCTGGCGGTCCAGGAGCAGGGCGGCACCGTGACCGTGACCGGTGAGGTACCCCGGCAGTCGCTGGTCGGCCTGATCAGCGCGGTCGCGGGCGGCATCAGCGGCGTGCGCAGCGTGGACACGAGCGGCGTGACCGTCACCGAGACGCAGGCGGCCCCGGCGGCCGACGAGAACACCGGGCCGGTCCAGATGCCCGACATCGTGCAGGAGAGCGCCGGCCCGGCGACGGCGACGCCTGCCAGCACGCCCACCCCGGCCCCTGCCAAGTCGCCTGCCCAGACCGACCTGAGCGACAAGCTCACCGAGGACAACAGCCGCGTCGCCAAGGCCGTGCTGGCCGCCCTGCGCGGCAACGGCGAACTGGCCGACGATCCCATCGACGTGCTCCAGAGCGGCAAGAGCGTGATCCTGCGCGGCGTGGTGGACAGCGACCACGAAAAGCGCCTCGCTGAACAGCTCGCCCGCGACGTGGACGGCGTGGCCGGCGTGGACTCCAGCGGCCTGCGCGTGGCCGCCGGGGTCAAGGACCTCGCCAAGGAGAAGGACGAGCAGACCGGCGACACGGTCTACACCGTCAAGCCCGGCGACAGCCTGAGCGCCATCGCGCAGAAGTACTACGGCGACGCGATGGAATACAAGAAGATCGCCCACTACAACAACATCAGCAACCCCGATCTCATCCAGCCCGGCCAGCGCCTGCGCATTCCCGGCTGA
- a CDS encoding PadR family transcriptional regulator, whose amino-acid sequence MDVNLFKGNLDLILLSVLEREGGYGQDVAKRVQVLTGGEITLNAGSLYPALHRLERSGFLAAQEEQLARGGPPVRTYALTDAGHAELGRRREKYRAFDRALRSLW is encoded by the coding sequence ATGGATGTCAATCTCTTCAAGGGCAATCTCGACCTGATCCTGCTGAGCGTGCTGGAGCGCGAGGGGGGCTACGGTCAGGACGTCGCCAAGCGGGTGCAGGTGCTGACCGGCGGCGAGATCACCCTCAACGCGGGTAGCCTGTACCCGGCGCTGCACCGGCTGGAGCGTTCCGGCTTCCTGGCGGCGCAAGAGGAGCAGCTCGCGCGGGGAGGCCCCCCGGTCCGGACCTATGCCCTGACGGATGCAGGCCACGCCGAACTGGGACGGCGGCGCGAGAAGTACCGGGCCTTCGACCGGGCGCTGCGGAGCCTGTGGTGA
- a CDS encoding sensor histidine kinase: MMGWMEERDELRAMRREGPLSDLGDPHTYRVALYVLLALPVGGAAAALLTGGVVAGLLSLPVLVGAALLLGALWLVGGLADVQRVLAGLLGVGFVRPALAPAYTGVLPWLRATLSDPDTYRALLFHVVQLPLALLCWLVLGLLLAVAAVGLSAPLWASAPERVSPALLTWGNLSAQPTPLAVAGLVLLGLGAVVVGTGVLNLMGRMWGRLAGALLSQGGASEAARREVLALRRAAGRVALGDDLNATLRDLTDQARAASTARTVALAAPGGALRALSGAPLEPGDDLADPDMGGGVPLSGGAVVRTLGGGGTLALLPVTLPISSGVGGGTLRAVYAPGRRPGPDELAFLLSIADHAGTALHAAELIERAGARAGEQERARLARELHDSVAQALYGITLGAKTARATLERDPVRTRASLDYTIRLAEGGVSEMKALLFSLRPDALEEGGLVAALSQHAHALEARHGLSVHAELGAEPSLTPDTQAAAYRVAQEALHNVVKHARAGAVWLSLREEGDEVRLEVRDDGRGFDTAAAGRGTLGQRSMRERAAGVGGALRVSSAPGEGTAVVLTLPAAPAESRERA, encoded by the coding sequence ATGATGGGCTGGATGGAGGAGAGGGACGAACTGCGGGCGATGCGGCGCGAGGGGCCGCTGAGCGACCTCGGCGACCCGCACACCTACCGGGTGGCCCTGTACGTGCTGCTGGCCCTGCCGGTGGGCGGCGCGGCGGCGGCGCTGCTGACCGGCGGCGTGGTCGCGGGGCTGCTGAGCCTGCCCGTACTGGTGGGCGCGGCCCTGCTGCTGGGGGCGCTGTGGCTGGTGGGCGGCCTGGCCGACGTGCAGCGCGTCCTGGCCGGGCTGTTGGGCGTGGGGTTCGTGCGCCCGGCGCTGGCCCCCGCCTACACCGGGGTGTTGCCCTGGCTGCGCGCGACCCTCAGCGATCCCGACACCTACCGCGCCCTGCTGTTCCACGTCGTGCAGCTGCCGCTGGCGCTGCTGTGCTGGCTGGTACTGGGGCTGCTGCTGGCGGTGGCCGCCGTGGGCCTGAGCGCCCCGCTGTGGGCCTCGGCTCCCGAACGGGTCTCGCCCGCCCTGCTGACCTGGGGCAACCTGAGCGCGCAGCCCACGCCGCTGGCGGTCGCCGGGCTGGTGCTGCTGGGGCTGGGGGCGGTGGTGGTGGGTACGGGCGTCCTGAACCTGATGGGCCGGATGTGGGGGCGGCTGGCAGGCGCGCTGCTCTCGCAGGGGGGGGCCAGCGAGGCGGCGCGGCGCGAGGTGCTGGCGTTGCGCCGCGCCGCCGGGCGGGTCGCGCTGGGCGACGACCTGAACGCCACCCTGCGCGACCTGACCGACCAGGCCCGCGCCGCGAGCACCGCCCGCACGGTCGCGCTCGCGGCTCCCGGCGGCGCGCTGCGGGCCCTGAGCGGCGCGCCTCTGGAACCCGGCGACGACCTCGCCGATCCGGACATGGGGGGCGGCGTGCCCCTCTCGGGCGGGGCCGTCGTGCGGACCCTGGGGGGCGGGGGCACGCTGGCCCTGTTGCCGGTCACGCTGCCCATCTCCTCCGGGGTGGGGGGCGGCACGCTGCGGGCCGTGTACGCACCGGGCCGGCGGCCGGGGCCCGACGAACTGGCCTTCCTGCTGAGCATCGCCGACCACGCGGGCACCGCGTTGCACGCCGCCGAACTCATCGAGCGGGCGGGCGCGCGGGCCGGCGAGCAGGAGCGCGCCCGGCTGGCCCGCGAGCTGCACGACAGCGTGGCGCAGGCGCTCTACGGCATCACCTTGGGGGCCAAGACGGCGCGCGCCACCCTGGAGCGCGACCCGGTCCGCACCCGCGCGAGCCTGGACTACACCATCCGGCTGGCCGAGGGCGGCGTCTCGGAGATGAAGGCGCTGCTGTTCTCGCTGCGCCCCGACGCGCTGGAGGAAGGTGGGCTGGTCGCGGCCCTCTCGCAGCACGCCCACGCCCTGGAGGCCCGACACGGCCTGAGTGTCCACGCCGAGCTGGGGGCCGAGCCGTCCCTGACGCCCGACACCCAGGCCGCTGCCTACCGTGTGGCCCAGGAAGCCCTGCACAACGTGGTCAAGCACGCGCGGGCGGGGGCGGTGTGGCTCTCGCTGCGTGAGGAGGGCGACGAGGTGCGCCTGGAGGTGCGCGACGACGGGCGCGGCTTCGACACGGCGGCGGCGGGGCGCGGCACCCTTGGCCAGCGCAGCATGCGCGAGCGCGCCGCCGGGGTGGGCGGCGCCCTGCGGGTGAGCAGCGCCCCGGGCGAGGGTACGGCCGTCGTGCTGACCCTGCCCGCCGCTCCGGCCGAATCGCGGGAGCGCGCGTGA
- a CDS encoding M1 family metallopeptidase, whose translation MSSPRRAALPLAFLGALLLSAAPVTPLPGAAPIGDRIYPTLGQAGLDVRHYDLRLTVPRPGTLELSGEVTLTLAATRPLSAIALDYLGPAVQEVRWNGAVRAFALDRAAGKLRVTLPAPLRPGEAARLSVRYAGVAAQVPDALLPTGWQAVPGKGGAGGANYALSEPAGTRGFLPVNDHPSDPATFTVRVTVPAGYTAAASGLETGVADSPAGRTFTFEQAVPIPTYALAIHVNRFARVDSPPVPVGVGGAAVVRRDYFPAGLGSRETAVRAPYRRTGEVLEVLAGWFGPFPFAAHGSAIVESGVPALETATLNTMPVQSSNERVLVHETAHQWFGDRVVLADWSDVWLNEGFATYAELLWAQAQGEDGGAVVAGWYARLAGRPTRPLPATSAEELFDRTAYLRGALALQAVRAEVGDAAFRAWLRAYVTAFSGRPASTAGLLDLTRRELGARAEAALRLWAESPTLPPLPPTAP comes from the coding sequence GTGTCCAGCCCCCGGCGCGCCGCGCTGCCGCTCGCCTTCCTGGGGGCGCTGCTGCTCTCGGCCGCGCCCGTGACCCCGCTGCCGGGCGCAGCCCCCATCGGCGACCGCATCTATCCCACGCTGGGGCAGGCGGGGCTGGACGTGCGGCACTACGACCTGCGCCTCACGGTGCCGCGTCCCGGCACGCTGGAACTGAGTGGCGAGGTCACGCTGACGCTCGCGGCCACGCGGCCCCTGTCGGCCATCGCCCTGGACTACCTGGGGCCGGCGGTGCAGGAGGTGCGCTGGAACGGCGCCGTGCGGGCCTTCGCCCTCGACCGGGCGGCGGGCAAGCTGCGGGTCACGTTGCCCGCGCCGCTGCGCCCCGGCGAGGCGGCGCGCCTGAGCGTGCGCTACGCCGGGGTGGCCGCCCAGGTGCCCGACGCCCTGCTGCCTACCGGCTGGCAGGCGGTGCCGGGCAAGGGCGGCGCGGGCGGGGCCAACTATGCCCTGAGCGAACCGGCGGGCACGCGCGGCTTCCTGCCGGTCAACGACCATCCCTCCGACCCGGCGACCTTCACCGTGCGCGTCACCGTGCCGGCGGGGTACACGGCCGCCGCCAGTGGGCTGGAGACGGGCGTGGCCGACAGCCCGGCGGGCCGCACCTTCACCTTCGAGCAGGCGGTGCCCATTCCGACCTACGCGCTGGCGATCCACGTCAATCGCTTCGCGCGGGTGGACTCGCCCCCGGTGCCGGTCGGCGTGGGCGGCGCGGCGGTCGTGCGGCGCGATTATTTTCCGGCCGGCCTCGGGTCGCGGGAGACGGCCGTGCGCGCGCCCTATCGCCGGACCGGCGAGGTGCTGGAGGTGCTCGCGGGCTGGTTCGGCCCCTTCCCCTTTGCGGCGCACGGCTCGGCCATCGTCGAGAGCGGCGTACCCGCACTGGAAACCGCCACCCTGAACACCATGCCGGTGCAGTCGAGCAACGAGCGCGTGCTCGTCCACGAGACGGCGCACCAGTGGTTCGGGGACCGCGTGGTGCTGGCCGACTGGTCGGACGTGTGGCTCAACGAGGGCTTCGCCACCTACGCCGAACTGCTGTGGGCGCAGGCCCAGGGCGAGGACGGCGGGGCGGTCGTGGCCGGCTGGTACGCCCGCCTCGCCGGTCGCCCGACCCGGCCCCTGCCCGCGACCTCGGCCGAGGAACTGTTCGACCGCACGGCCTATCTGCGCGGCGCACTCGCCCTCCAGGCGGTGCGGGCCGAAGTCGGGGACGCGGCCTTCCGGGCGTGGCTGCGGGCCTACGTGACGGCCTTTTCCGGCCGGCCGGCCAGCACCGCCGGGCTGCTGGACCTGACGCGGCGCGAGCTGGGCGCGCGGGCCGAAGCGGCGCTGCGGCTGTGGGCCGAGTCGCCCACCCTGCCGCCGCTGCCCCCCACCGCTCCCTGA
- the lepB gene encoding signal peptidase I: MSGRSWRRLWRDWLSPALFALLLTQFGASAVRVDGVSMLPTLRHGELLALPKAEGWAHRLRLGGYHRGDLVVFKPPRTLAAEWRRDYRGVPLPWAYRPDLIKRVVGVPGDRVAMRAGRLYVNGRAVAEPRVLGYWGALCPDRASRLANTVAQAPDHTGLPETVVPPRTYFVMGDNRSPGGSLDSRSFGPVAAWDIEARAVASLWPLAARRDAVPACDGQPYPERRVRATGPLQPNVRLLVDTPR, translated from the coding sequence ATGAGCGGCCGGTCCTGGCGTCGGCTGTGGCGCGACTGGCTCTCGCCCGCACTGTTCGCCCTGCTGCTGACCCAGTTCGGGGCCTCGGCGGTGCGGGTGGACGGGGTCAGCATGCTGCCCACCCTGCGCCACGGCGAACTGCTGGCGCTGCCCAAGGCCGAGGGCTGGGCGCACCGGCTGCGTCTGGGCGGGTACCACCGGGGCGACCTCGTGGTGTTCAAGCCGCCGCGCACCCTGGCGGCCGAGTGGCGGCGCGACTACCGGGGGGTGCCGCTGCCCTGGGCCTACCGTCCCGATCTGATCAAGCGGGTGGTGGGGGTCCCCGGAGACCGCGTCGCCATGCGTGCCGGGCGGCTGTATGTCAACGGGCGGGCGGTGGCCGAGCCGCGCGTGCTGGGCTACTGGGGAGCGCTGTGCCCTGACCGCGCCAGCCGGCTGGCGAACACGGTCGCGCAGGCGCCGGACCACACCGGCCTGCCCGAAACCGTGGTGCCGCCCCGCACCTATTTCGTGATGGGTGACAACCGCAGCCCCGGCGGCAGCCTGGACAGCCGCAGCTTCGGGCCGGTGGCGGCCTGGGACATCGAAGCCCGCGCCGTGGCGAGTCTCTGGCCGCTGGCCGCGCGCCGGGACGCGGTCCCCGCCTGTGACGGCCAGCCGTACCCCGAGCGCCGGGTGCGGGCGACCGGCCCCCTGCAGCCGAACGTGCGTCTCCTGGTGGACACCCCGCGCTGA
- a CDS encoding DUF4394 domain-containing protein — MKRIAALTVLSALVLSACNNGPVTPAAPEGVTAYGLVGGNQLATFGTANAAASYRAVSVTGLAAGEALVDLDFRNTDNRLYAATAAGKIYVINTDTGAATADGSSVGKATQAIDFNPVANRLRVVGTANDNYRLTVTSTPVPSTSPAGTVTSDGNFAYAAGDATTAPVLTAAAYTNSYNDSTAGAVPTGAATVLYTIDSANDTLVENTVGPAFSTLVTRSKLGVDVGTGLVGFDIAGASDAYMTAVLGNSTTLYRVNLSATSSAATAVSTISGVSIKALALKLPSR, encoded by the coding sequence ATGAAACGAATCGCTGCCCTGACCGTCCTGTCCGCCCTCGTGCTGTCGGCCTGTAACAACGGCCCTGTCACACCCGCCGCACCCGAGGGCGTCACCGCCTACGGTCTCGTCGGCGGCAACCAGCTCGCGACCTTCGGCACCGCTAACGCCGCCGCGAGCTACCGCGCGGTGAGCGTCACCGGCCTCGCCGCCGGCGAAGCGCTGGTGGACCTCGACTTCCGCAACACCGACAACCGGCTGTACGCCGCCACGGCGGCGGGCAAGATCTACGTCATCAACACCGATACGGGCGCGGCCACGGCCGACGGTTCCTCGGTGGGCAAGGCGACGCAGGCCATCGACTTCAATCCGGTCGCCAACCGCCTGCGTGTGGTGGGCACCGCCAACGACAACTACCGCCTGACCGTGACCAGCACGCCCGTGCCTTCGACCTCGCCGGCCGGGACCGTGACCTCCGACGGCAACTTCGCCTACGCGGCAGGGGACGCTACGACCGCGCCCGTGCTGACGGCAGCCGCCTACACCAACTCGTACAACGACAGCACGGCCGGCGCGGTGCCGACCGGCGCGGCCACCGTCCTGTACACCATTGATTCGGCCAACGACACCCTGGTCGAAAATACGGTCGGCCCAGCCTTTAGCACCCTGGTTACCCGTTCGAAGCTGGGTGTGGACGTGGGCACCGGCCTGGTCGGGTTCGACATCGCCGGGGCCAGCGACGCCTACATGACGGCCGTCCTGGGCAACAGCACCACCCTCTACCGCGTGAACCTGAGCGCCACCTCAAGCGCCGCGACCGCTGTGAGCACCATCAGCGGCGTGAGCATCAAGGCCCTCGCTCTCAAGCTGCCCAGCCGCTGA
- a CDS encoding phosphotransferase produces MSGLPPLSCEVVLWHPDGRRVLRRGGALPVLDVPRGADPAGVVLEVWGLPVWPLHDLGARFGLGGTVQFQARTGEAPGGMAWSPVLPEPVPGARPWQRPGWPARTLAWLDTELAACGQVRSGPPTFISMHDLNTVWEVPLATGPAFLKISEGGREAAVTAEVARTLPDLAPPLLGAWPEVGAQLVASGGQLLDGVPDLEAWTQALTRLADVQRRADPVALAAAGCSAWPLNRTGEAVLDLLGDAATLRGWGLPAAEVDALRGARPRVRALLRDLAAHGLPDRPAHGDAHPRNALRGARGSVWFDWSEAASAAHPFMDAGWFLAFALHPQRGGLPVRSLAGLDTALAGAFLGSWGCPDATPLLWRALPLALLHRAAAYDRQFRDWAGTVPGWRPLYTRFALRQAVGELSRLD; encoded by the coding sequence GTGTCCGGTCTACCGCCGCTTTCCTGTGAGGTCGTCCTCTGGCACCCTGACGGTCGGCGGGTGCTGCGGCGGGGCGGGGCGCTGCCCGTCCTCGATGTTCCGCGCGGGGCCGACCCCGCCGGGGTGGTGCTGGAGGTCTGGGGCTTGCCGGTCTGGCCGCTGCACGATCTGGGGGCGCGCTTCGGCCTGGGCGGGACCGTGCAGTTTCAGGCGCGGACCGGGGAAGCCCCGGGGGGAATGGCCTGGAGTCCGGTCCTGCCGGAACCCGTCCCGGGTGCCCGCCCCTGGCAGCGTCCCGGCTGGCCCGCGCGCACGCTCGCGTGGCTGGACACCGAACTGGCCGCGTGCGGGCAGGTGCGCAGCGGTCCGCCCACCTTCATCTCCATGCACGACCTCAATACGGTGTGGGAAGTGCCGCTGGCGACAGGGCCCGCCTTCCTGAAAATCAGTGAGGGCGGGCGCGAGGCGGCGGTCACGGCCGAGGTGGCCCGCACCCTGCCTGATCTGGCGCCGCCACTGCTGGGCGCGTGGCCGGAGGTGGGGGCGCAGCTCGTGGCGTCGGGCGGGCAGCTGCTCGACGGCGTGCCTGATCTGGAGGCCTGGACGCAGGCGCTGACGCGGCTGGCCGATGTTCAGCGGCGCGCCGATCCGGTGGCCCTCGCGGCGGCGGGCTGCTCGGCGTGGCCGCTGAACCGGACGGGTGAGGCCGTGCTGGACCTGCTGGGCGATGCGGCGACGTTGCGGGGCTGGGGCCTGCCGGCGGCCGAGGTGGACGCCCTGCGGGGGGCGCGGCCGCGTGTGCGCGCCCTGCTGCGCGACCTCGCGGCGCATGGTCTGCCCGATCGGCCCGCGCACGGCGACGCCCACCCGCGCAACGCGCTGCGCGGCGCCCGGGGCAGCGTGTGGTTCGACTGGAGCGAGGCGGCCAGCGCGGCCCATCCCTTCATGGACGCGGGGTGGTTCCTGGCCTTCGCGCTGCACCCCCAGCGGGGCGGCCTGCCGGTGCGGTCGCTGGCCGGGCTGGACACCGCGCTGGCCGGAGCCTTTCTGGGGAGCTGGGGCTGCCCGGACGCCACCCCGCTGCTGTGGCGGGCGCTGCCGCTGGCCCTGCTGCACCGCGCGGCCGCCTACGACCGGCAATTCCGCGACTGGGCGGGCACGGTGCCGGGGTGGCGGCCCCTGTACACCCGCTTCGCCCTGCGGCAGGCGGTGGGGGAGTTGAGCCGACTGGACTGA
- a CDS encoding SDR family NAD(P)-dependent oxidoreductase, with product MQTMILGATGGIGAATARAFAAQGDTLTLSGRDEGKLAQLAAELGAASRVADVGFESHVRALFEGAPALDTLVYAAGAAWPHPLAEAKAEQVRQVWNANYFGALWVLKHGLARLAPGGRVYLIGARPELVTARGFSQYAASKAALARAAEIARLETRGLALTLVLPPAVDTGLWTQVGRAPKGALSPDAVARAIVADRAGPVQTELRVE from the coding sequence ATGCAGACCATGATTCTGGGGGCGACCGGGGGCATCGGGGCGGCGACGGCGCGGGCCTTCGCGGCGCAGGGCGACACGCTGACCCTTTCGGGCCGTGACGAGGGCAAACTGGCGCAGCTCGCCGCCGAACTGGGCGCGGCCTCCCGCGTGGCCGACGTGGGTTTCGAGAGCCACGTGCGCGCGCTGTTCGAGGGGGCCCCCGCACTCGATACCCTGGTCTACGCGGCCGGGGCCGCCTGGCCGCACCCGCTGGCGGAGGCGAAGGCCGAACAGGTGCGCCAGGTCTGGAACGCGAACTACTTCGGGGCGCTGTGGGTCCTCAAGCACGGGCTGGCCCGTCTGGCGCCCGGCGGCCGGGTGTACCTCATCGGCGCGCGCCCCGAACTCGTCACCGCGCGCGGCTTCTCGCAGTACGCGGCGAGCAAGGCGGCCCTGGCCCGCGCCGCCGAGATCGCCCGGCTGGAAACGCGCGGCCTCGCCCTGACGCTGGTGCTGCCCCCCGCCGTGGACACGGGGCTGTGGACCCAGGTGGGGCGCGCCCCGAAAGGCGCCCTGTCGCCCGACGCCGTGGCCCGGGCCATCGTGGCCGACCGCGCCGGACCCGTCCAGACCGAGCTGCGGGTGGAGTAG
- a CDS encoding NUDIX domain-containing protein → MSHLSRTLPIKRAAHVYLVHEGQLLLVEERMDDGSIFYGLPGGKANAGETLGDAAVRQVLVETGLRVTDLMFVSLIEGELLTGTRNECYANFGRFTASFSGDLAPTDPEVVGVKWVPFEQVEGLVRYGPPPEVEERNPLIWVPTRDFVRGQPRAYYPI, encoded by the coding sequence ATGAGTCACCTGTCGCGCACCCTGCCGATCAAGCGCGCCGCGCATGTCTACCTGGTCCACGAGGGTCAACTCCTGCTGGTCGAGGAACGCATGGACGACGGCAGCATCTTCTACGGCCTGCCCGGCGGCAAGGCGAACGCCGGCGAGACGCTGGGCGACGCCGCCGTGCGTCAGGTCCTCGTCGAGACGGGCCTGCGCGTCACCGACCTGATGTTCGTGAGCCTCATCGAGGGCGAGCTGCTCACCGGCACGCGCAACGAGTGCTACGCCAATTTCGGGCGTTTCACGGCGTCGTTCAGCGGCGACCTCGCGCCCACCGACCCCGAGGTGGTGGGGGTCAAGTGGGTGCCCTTCGAGCAGGTCGAGGGCCTGGTGCGCTACGGCCCGCCGCCCGAGGTCGAGGAGCGCAATCCCCTGATCTGGGTGCCCACCCGCGACTTCGTGCGCGGCCAGCCCCGCGCCTACTACCCGATCTGA
- a CDS encoding 5-formyltetrahydrofolate cyclo-ligase, with the protein MTFPPAPAPDAPKTEWRTWARAARAALPDRSEALTAHLRDLLHAQGARRVLAYRALPGEPDVSGLEHDFTLLAPRARFRPSPRLTLHPWHTATEPSRFGALQPPADAPEEALATVDAVLLPALAYDRRGVRLGYGGGFYDRLLPDFGGLVIGAVWSALVVPELPSEPHDCRAGWLATEDRAERVRD; encoded by the coding sequence ATGACCTTCCCGCCTGCCCCCGCGCCGGACGCCCCAAAGACCGAGTGGCGGACCTGGGCACGGGCGGCACGGGCGGCCCTGCCCGACCGCTCGGAAGCCCTTACCGCCCACCTGCGCGACCTGCTGCACGCCCAGGGCGCGCGGAGGGTGCTGGCCTACCGCGCGCTGCCGGGCGAACCGGACGTGTCGGGGCTGGAGCACGATTTTACGCTGCTGGCCCCACGTGCCCGGTTTCGGCCCTCACCGCGCCTGACCCTGCACCCCTGGCACACCGCCACCGAACCCAGCCGCTTCGGGGCGCTGCAACCGCCGGCCGACGCGCCCGAAGAAGCCCTGGCGACGGTGGACGCCGTGTTGCTGCCCGCCCTGGCCTACGACCGGCGCGGCGTGCGCCTGGGCTACGGCGGGGGCTTCTACGACCGCCTGCTGCCGGACTTCGGCGGGCTGGTGATCGGGGCAGTGTGGTCGGCGCTGGTCGTGCCGGAGCTGCCCAGCGAGCCCCACGACTGCCGCGCCGGGTGGCTGGCGACGGAGGACCGGGCCGAGCGGGTGCGGGACTGA
- a CDS encoding DUF4097 family beta strand repeat-containing protein, with protein MILPPPRPLLPVLARMALGLALASAGGLLVWQGLDWRPTPGLETVTTPAEVPLDGPLPLDYADAATVNLAGDRSDLNVSPLAAGSPDLLRGEARHRRRNPLGVSVGREGRAVQADLSLYVKDLQRGGVVAPEPVQHTLSVGLSRAVPLTLGTLTSGGDQRLDLRGLRLRALTARSDSGDLTLTLPAQPGGPLALITRRGEVQVSAGPGASPEALRVNGQSGDLKLALGGARLDALSAGTLGGDVTLTLPARVNRGSVTTQSGDVEVTALSGTSGNLDIRTQSGEVTLGVPAGLRVRVRFTGRETLVLPPGTPPATAPDLDVFVDAPPGNFTLRAPSQEDQP; from the coding sequence GTGATCCTGCCGCCCCCCCGGCCGCTGCTGCCGGTCCTCGCGCGCATGGCGCTGGGGCTGGCGCTCGCGTCGGCAGGGGGGCTGCTCGTGTGGCAGGGCCTGGACTGGCGGCCCACCCCCGGTCTGGAGACGGTCACGACCCCGGCCGAGGTGCCGCTCGACGGGCCGCTGCCCCTGGACTACGCGGACGCGGCCACCGTGAACCTCGCGGGCGACCGCAGCGACCTGAACGTCTCGCCGCTGGCCGCCGGCAGCCCGGACCTGCTGCGCGGCGAGGCCCGGCACCGCCGCCGCAACCCGCTGGGCGTGTCGGTCGGCCGCGAGGGCCGCGCGGTGCAGGCCGACCTGTCGCTGTACGTCAAGGACCTGCAACGCGGCGGGGTCGTCGCGCCCGAGCCGGTGCAGCACACCCTGAGCGTGGGGCTGAGCCGCGCCGTGCCCCTCACCCTGGGCACCCTGACCTCGGGCGGGGACCAGCGGCTCGACCTGCGCGGGCTGCGCCTGCGCGCCCTGACCGCCCGCAGCGACAGCGGCGACCTGACCCTGACCCTGCCCGCGCAGCCCGGCGGCCCGCTCGCCCTGATCACCCGGCGCGGCGAGGTGCAGGTCTCGGCCGGGCCGGGGGCCTCGCCTGAGGCGCTGCGGGTCAACGGGCAGTCGGGCGACCTGAAGCTCGCGCTGGGCGGCGCGCGCCTCGACGCCCTGAGTGCCGGCACGCTGGGCGGCGACGTGACCCTCACGCTGCCCGCAAGGGTCAACCGGGGCAGCGTGACCACCCAGAGCGGCGACGTGGAGGTCACGGCCCTGAGCGGCACGTCCGGTAACCTCGACATCCGCACCCAGAGCGGCGAGGTCACCCTGGGCGTGCCCGCCGGGCTGCGGGTGCGGGTGCGCTTCACCGGCCGCGAGACCCTGGTGCTGCCGCCCGGCACGCCGCCCGCCACCGCCCCCGACCTCGACGTGTTCGTGGACGCCCCGCCGGGCAACTTCACCCTTCGCGCGCCGTCCCAGGAGGACCAGCCATGA